In one Umezawaea sp. Da 62-37 genomic region, the following are encoded:
- a CDS encoding ubiquinol-cytochrome c reductase iron-sulfur subunit, whose amino-acid sequence MSGDTPTELPTEDELGQMSRDELVELGLKMDGVELVHYEDKWPVKGTRAEKRAERQVALWFLIAALGGVAFLAAFLFWPWQYEPPSSDRHLLYSLYNPIIGITLGIAILGLGVGALLYTKKFIPDELAVQQRHDGPSSQVDQATILAELSDVGERSTLGRRSLIKKTAGLGAGVFGLGVLAVPLGGLIKNPWQDSDSSKSLWHTAWKPENGEKVYLRRHTGKFHEIELVRPEDLEAGGFETVFPFRESERDNEEALVQAIKSADGPVMLIRLRPGQPVVKRAGQEDFNYGDFYAYSKICTHLGCPTSLYEQQTGLLLCPCHQSQFDVFHYAKPRFGPATRALPQLPITVDEDGYLIARGDFIEAVGPAFWERKS is encoded by the coding sequence ATGAGCGGCGACACGCCGACCGAGCTGCCCACCGAGGACGAGCTCGGGCAGATGAGCAGGGACGAGCTGGTCGAGCTCGGCCTGAAGATGGACGGCGTCGAGCTGGTCCACTACGAGGACAAGTGGCCCGTCAAGGGCACCCGCGCGGAGAAGCGGGCCGAGCGCCAGGTCGCGCTCTGGTTCCTCATCGCCGCGCTGGGCGGCGTCGCGTTCCTCGCGGCGTTCCTGTTCTGGCCGTGGCAGTACGAGCCGCCGTCGAGCGACCGCCACCTGCTCTACAGCCTGTACAACCCGATCATCGGCATCACGCTGGGCATCGCGATCCTGGGCCTTGGCGTGGGCGCTCTACTCTACACCAAGAAGTTCATCCCGGACGAACTCGCGGTCCAGCAGCGCCACGACGGACCGTCCTCGCAGGTCGACCAGGCCACGATCCTCGCGGAACTGTCCGACGTCGGTGAGCGCAGCACGCTCGGCCGTCGTTCGCTGATCAAGAAGACCGCCGGCCTCGGCGCGGGAGTCTTCGGCCTCGGCGTGCTGGCGGTCCCGCTCGGCGGTCTGATCAAGAACCCGTGGCAGGACAGCGACAGCAGCAAGTCGCTCTGGCACACCGCGTGGAAGCCGGAGAACGGCGAGAAGGTCTACCTGCGCCGCCACACCGGCAAGTTCCACGAGATCGAACTGGTCCGTCCCGAGGACCTCGAAGCCGGCGGCTTCGAGACCGTCTTCCCGTTCCGCGAGTCCGAGCGGGACAACGAGGAAGCCCTCGTGCAAGCGATCAAGAGCGCCGACGGCCCGGTCATGCTGATCCGCCTCCGCCCCGGCCAGCCGGTCGTCAAACGTGCAGGCCAGGAAGACTTCAACTACGGTGACTTCTACGCGTACTCGAAGATCTGCACCCACTTGGGCTGTCCGACCTCGTTGTACGAGCAGCAGACCGGTCTGCTGCTCTGCCCGTGCCACCAGTCGCAGTTCGACGTCTTCCACTACGCGAAGCCGCGGTTCGGTCCGGCCACCCGTGCCCTGCCGCAGCTGCCGATCACGGTGGACGAGGACGGTTACTTGATCGCTCGCGGCGACTTCATCGAAGCCGTGGGTCCGGCGTTCTGGGAGCGTAAGTCATGA
- a CDS encoding ubiquinol-cytochrome c reductase cytochrome b subunit, with product MSAITTPTKQPNAAARAAGGAAKAADERYHFAGGMRKQINKVFPTHWSFLLGEIALYSFIILLLSGTYLALFFDPSMQEVVYNGSFTNLQGIEMSRAFESTLQISFEVRGGLFVRQVHHWAALLFMGAIVVHMFRIFFTGAFRRPREINWVIGILLFMLGAIEGFLGYSLPDDLLSGTGLRVMAALLISFPVVGTWINWLAFGGEFPGTEIIPRFYTLHILLIPAIILGLVAVHLALVWYQKHTQFPGVGRKETNVVGVRIMPVFAAKGGGFFAVVVAVTAIMGGLFQINPVWNFGPYNPAQVSAGVQPDWYMGWTDGLIRLWPAWELYLGNYTIPAAFLPFLLGLPLLTQVAAFYPWIEKKLTKDYAHHNLLQRPRDVPVRTALGAMAISFFMVLLLSGGNDIIAVKFDISLNALTWAGRVGMLLVPPLAYYITYRLCLGLQRGDREVLEHGVETGIIKRLPHGEFIEVHQPLGPVDDHGHPLPLVYQGASVPKKMNKLGSAGHPVTGSFLTPDSPEETTALVNARAARGVSEEISAENMPAELAGKPQQPDA from the coding sequence ATGAGTGCCATCACCACTCCGACGAAGCAGCCCAATGCGGCTGCTCGCGCGGCCGGCGGGGCCGCGAAGGCCGCTGACGAGCGCTACCACTTCGCCGGCGGCATGCGGAAGCAGATCAACAAGGTCTTCCCCACGCACTGGTCTTTCCTGCTCGGCGAGATCGCGCTGTACAGCTTCATCATCCTGCTGCTGTCCGGCACGTACCTGGCGCTGTTCTTCGACCCCTCCATGCAGGAGGTCGTCTACAACGGATCGTTCACGAACCTCCAGGGCATCGAGATGTCCCGCGCGTTCGAGTCGACCCTGCAGATCTCCTTCGAGGTCCGCGGCGGTCTGTTCGTCCGCCAGGTGCACCACTGGGCCGCGCTGCTGTTCATGGGCGCGATCGTCGTGCACATGTTCCGGATCTTCTTCACGGGCGCGTTCCGCCGCCCGCGCGAGATCAACTGGGTCATCGGCATCCTGCTGTTCATGCTCGGCGCGATCGAGGGCTTCCTCGGCTACTCGCTCCCCGACGACCTGCTCTCGGGCACCGGCCTCCGCGTGATGGCGGCGCTGCTGATCTCGTTCCCGGTCGTCGGCACCTGGATCAACTGGCTGGCCTTCGGCGGCGAGTTCCCCGGCACCGAGATCATCCCCAGGTTCTACACGCTGCACATCCTGCTGATCCCGGCGATCATCCTGGGTCTGGTCGCGGTCCACTTGGCGCTGGTCTGGTACCAGAAGCACACGCAGTTCCCCGGTGTCGGTCGCAAGGAGACCAACGTCGTCGGCGTGCGCATCATGCCGGTGTTCGCGGCCAAGGGCGGCGGCTTCTTCGCGGTCGTCGTCGCGGTCACCGCGATCATGGGCGGTCTCTTCCAGATCAACCCGGTGTGGAACTTCGGCCCGTACAACCCGGCGCAGGTGTCCGCGGGCGTCCAGCCCGACTGGTACATGGGCTGGACCGACGGCCTGATCCGCCTGTGGCCCGCGTGGGAGCTCTACCTGGGCAACTACACGATCCCGGCGGCGTTCCTGCCGTTCCTCCTCGGTCTGCCGCTGCTGACCCAGGTCGCGGCGTTCTACCCGTGGATCGAGAAGAAGCTCACCAAGGACTACGCGCACCACAACCTGCTCCAGCGTCCCCGCGACGTGCCGGTGCGCACCGCGCTCGGCGCGATGGCGATCTCGTTCTTCATGGTCCTGCTGCTCTCGGGCGGCAACGACATCATCGCCGTGAAGTTCGACATCTCGCTGAACGCGCTGACGTGGGCGGGCCGCGTGGGCATGCTGCTGGTGCCGCCGCTGGCGTACTACATCACCTACCGCCTGTGCCTCGGCCTCCAGCGCGGTGACCGCGAGGTGCTCGAGCACGGTGTCGAGACCGGCATCATCAAGCGCCTCCCGCACGGCGAGTTCATCGAGGTCCACCAGCCCCTGGGCCCGGTGGACGACCACGGCCACCCGCTGCCCCTGGTCTACCAGGGCGCCTCGGTGCCGAAGAAGATGAACAAGCTGGGCTCCGCGGGCCACCCCGTGACCGGCAGCTTCCTCACCCCGGACTCCCCCGAGGAGACCACCGCGCTGGTCAACGCCCGAGCGGCGCGCGGTGTCTCCGAGGAGATCTCCGCCGAGAACATGCCCGCCGAACTGGCGGGCAAGCCGCAGCAGCCCGACGCCTGA
- a CDS encoding Lrp/AsnC ligand binding domain-containing protein, with the protein MINAIVLIQAAAESIPEAAQTIAEIQGVTEVYSCAGDVDLIAIVKVDRHEDLAELVPGRISKVPGVLNTDTHISFRSYSKRETEAAFSIGLEEG; encoded by the coding sequence GTGATCAACGCGATCGTGCTGATCCAAGCCGCTGCCGAATCGATTCCCGAGGCAGCGCAGACGATCGCCGAGATCCAGGGCGTGACGGAGGTCTACTCCTGCGCGGGCGACGTGGACCTGATCGCCATCGTGAAGGTGGACCGGCACGAGGACCTGGCGGAACTGGTTCCCGGTCGGATCAGCAAGGTTCCGGGTGTGCTGAACACCGACACGCACATCTCGTTCCGCTCGTACTCCAAGCGCGAGACCGAGGCCGCGTTCTCGATCGGCCTCGAAGAGGGCTGA
- a CDS encoding glycosyltransferase family 4 protein, whose amino-acid sequence MRRTLLVTNDFPPRPGGIQSYLHSFASRLPADDLVVYAPSWDSPTGSHPEFDAAQPFQVVRHPGTLMLPTPDVLRRAADIVRAERCEAVWFGAAAPLALLAPWLRKAGVERVLASTHGHEVGWSMLPGARQSLRAIGSGVDVVTYVSKYTRSRFSAAFGRMAALEHLPSGVDTEVFAPDPAARAEMRARYGLGDRPVVVCVSRLVPRKGQDVLIRALPAIRGQVPDAALLIVGGGPYRRKLEALAAATGVAEHVVFTGSVPWSELPAHYNAGDVFAMPCRTRGKGLDVEGLGLVFLEASATGLPVVAGDSGGAPETVLDHETGMIVDGTDVEEVAETIGDLLADPENAAKMGEQGREWVSEQWSWDDLATRLRTLIDG is encoded by the coding sequence ATGCGTCGGACCCTCCTGGTGACCAATGACTTCCCGCCCCGCCCCGGCGGCATCCAGTCCTACTTGCACTCCTTCGCCTCCCGCCTCCCCGCCGACGACCTCGTCGTCTACGCCCCCTCCTGGGACTCCCCGACCGGTTCCCACCCCGAGTTCGACGCCGCCCAGCCGTTCCAGGTGGTCCGCCACCCCGGCACCCTCATGCTCCCCACCCCGGACGTCCTGCGCCGCGCCGCCGACATCGTCCGCGCCGAGCGCTGCGAGGCCGTCTGGTTCGGCGCCGCCGCCCCGCTCGCCCTCCTCGCCCCGTGGCTGCGCAAAGCAGGTGTGGAGCGCGTCCTCGCCTCCACCCACGGCCACGAGGTCGGCTGGTCCATGCTCCCCGGCGCCCGGCAGTCCCTGCGCGCCATCGGGTCCGGAGTGGACGTCGTCACCTACGTCAGCAAGTACACCCGTTCCCGCTTCTCCGCCGCCTTCGGCCGGATGGCCGCCCTGGAGCACCTGCCGTCCGGTGTGGACACCGAGGTGTTCGCCCCGGATCCGGCCGCCCGCGCCGAGATGCGCGCCCGCTACGGCCTCGGTGACCGCCCCGTCGTGGTGTGCGTCTCCCGCCTGGTCCCGCGCAAGGGCCAGGACGTCCTGATCCGCGCCCTCCCGGCGATCCGCGGGCAGGTCCCGGACGCCGCGCTGCTGATCGTCGGCGGAGGTCCCTACCGGCGGAAGCTGGAAGCCCTCGCCGCGGCCACGGGTGTCGCCGAGCACGTGGTGTTCACCGGCTCCGTGCCGTGGTCGGAGCTGCCCGCGCACTACAACGCGGGCGACGTGTTCGCGATGCCGTGCCGCACCAGGGGGAAGGGGCTCGACGTCGAGGGGCTCGGCCTGGTCTTCCTCGAAGCCTCCGCCACCGGACTGCCCGTGGTCGCCGGTGACTCCGGGGGAGCGCCCGAGACGGTCCTGGACCACGAGACCGGCATGATCGTCGACGGCACGGACGTGGAGGAGGTCGCCGAGACGATCGGCGACCTGCTGGCCGATCCGGAGAACGCGGCCAAGATGGGCGAGCAGGGCCGGGAGTGGGTGTCCGAGCAGTGGAGCTGGGACGACCTCGCCACCCGCCTCCGCACCCTGATCGACGGCTGA
- a CDS encoding NYN domain-containing protein, translating to MHDPNPEPDDLATPDADQEDADAVAAASESIVDWGALPDGLRTRLAELAADALGDMAKVDVPQLLRSVARFAPTKRARLGGPTLIAGLRKSANFRTAVVEWLRKNRPSTLELTAPDPVAAAAAAVLLGDEVAPHYVELVSRRAGDAVLRAERDAAVLRADRMDSELERLRADRAQNTGIAEKIREEAEVELERLRKRLREQGVRLKEAKDRAESAAAEVAQARAEAQAQLVRLTAERDRERERAETERAKASRAEADADVARQSAREARQADEVRLALLVDTLDGAVNGLRRELALGGGGTGPRPADLVRGASAAQGTVGRVEDPAALDRLLALPAVHLIVDGYNVTKTGYPDLPLSDQRDRLVHQLAVLAARTGAEVTLVFDGAGVIAVPAAAPRGVRVLFSDPGVLADDVIRALVTAEPEGRPVVVVTSDRAVADSVRRRGAHPVPSAVLLSRLGRV from the coding sequence GTGCACGACCCGAACCCGGAGCCCGACGACCTCGCGACCCCCGACGCTGATCAGGAGGACGCGGACGCGGTGGCGGCCGCGTCAGAGTCCATTGTGGACTGGGGTGCGCTGCCGGACGGGCTGCGGACGCGGTTGGCGGAACTGGCGGCCGACGCGCTCGGGGACATGGCCAAGGTGGACGTGCCGCAGCTGCTGCGCTCGGTGGCCAGGTTCGCCCCGACCAAGCGCGCCAGGCTGGGCGGGCCCACGCTGATCGCCGGTCTGCGGAAGTCCGCGAACTTCCGGACCGCCGTCGTCGAGTGGCTGCGCAAGAACCGGCCGTCGACGCTGGAGCTGACCGCGCCGGACCCGGTGGCCGCCGCCGCCGCGGCGGTGCTGCTCGGCGACGAGGTCGCGCCGCACTACGTGGAGCTGGTGTCCCGGCGGGCGGGAGACGCGGTTCTACGCGCGGAACGCGACGCCGCCGTGCTGCGGGCCGACCGGATGGACTCCGAGCTGGAACGGCTGCGCGCCGACCGGGCGCAGAACACCGGCATCGCGGAGAAGATCCGCGAGGAGGCCGAGGTGGAGCTGGAACGCCTGCGCAAGCGGTTGCGCGAGCAGGGCGTGCGGCTCAAGGAGGCCAAGGACCGCGCGGAGTCGGCCGCCGCCGAGGTGGCGCAGGCGCGCGCCGAGGCGCAGGCGCAGCTGGTCCGGCTGACCGCGGAGCGCGACCGCGAGCGGGAACGGGCCGAGACCGAGCGCGCCAAGGCCTCCCGCGCGGAGGCCGACGCGGACGTGGCCCGCCAGTCCGCCCGCGAGGCCAGGCAGGCCGACGAGGTGCGGCTCGCGCTGCTCGTGGACACCCTCGACGGAGCCGTCAACGGACTCCGCCGCGAACTGGCGCTCGGAGGCGGCGGGACGGGCCCCCGTCCGGCGGATCTGGTGCGCGGTGCCAGCGCGGCGCAGGGCACCGTCGGCAGGGTCGAGGATCCGGCCGCGCTCGACCGGTTGCTGGCCCTTCCCGCGGTTCACCTGATCGTGGACGGCTACAACGTGACGAAGACCGGCTACCCGGATCTGCCGCTGTCCGACCAGCGCGACCGGCTGGTGCACCAGCTCGCCGTGCTGGCCGCGCGCACCGGCGCCGAGGTGACGCTGGTGTTCGACGGCGCGGGGGTGATCGCCGTGCCCGCCGCCGCGCCGCGCGGCGTCCGAGTGCTGTTCAGCGACCCCGGAGTGCTCGCGGACGACGTGATCCGGGCACTGGTGACCGCGGAGCCGGAGGGGCGTCCGGTGGTGGTCGTCACATCCGACCGCGCGGTCGCCGACTCGGTGCGGCGACGCGGCGCCCACCCCGTCCCGTCGGCGGTGCTGCTGTCCCGCCTCGGTCGGGTCTGA
- a CDS encoding NlpC/P60 family protein produces MAASIAPASAVAQPNTPANASEALKQYNDLSEQASKLNEELLQAEEKQGQNQEELDKANADVAAANQVGDQAKADEETFRGKVDLLTEASFEGARFNQLSALLVSDSQQEFLNRMSALGVLAADNNEALDKLSGAVDTAADAVKKATEAQARAKTANDEAIKITEDIKKRAADLDTQKKDVKSALTKLSGAEKTTLSDSGDMSDMSDISAPSGAAGAAVAFALAQRGDMYSYGATGPDVWDCSGLVMKAYAAAGVSLPRTSQGQGSAGRPVSRGEVTAGDIIAYNGFGHVALAISNTEVVHASTDGVPVKIAPLESPGSISAMRRISG; encoded by the coding sequence GTGGCAGCAAGCATCGCCCCCGCCTCGGCGGTGGCCCAGCCGAACACCCCGGCGAACGCTTCCGAGGCGCTGAAGCAGTACAACGACCTGTCGGAGCAGGCCTCCAAGCTCAACGAGGAACTCCTCCAGGCCGAGGAGAAGCAGGGGCAGAACCAGGAGGAACTCGACAAGGCGAACGCGGACGTCGCGGCGGCCAACCAGGTCGGCGACCAGGCGAAGGCCGACGAGGAGACCTTCCGCGGCAAGGTCGACCTGCTGACCGAGGCGTCGTTCGAGGGTGCCCGGTTCAACCAGTTGTCGGCGCTCCTGGTGAGCGACTCGCAGCAGGAGTTCCTCAACCGGATGTCCGCGCTGGGGGTGCTGGCCGCGGACAACAACGAAGCGCTCGACAAGCTGTCCGGCGCCGTCGACACGGCCGCTGACGCGGTGAAGAAGGCGACCGAGGCGCAGGCGCGCGCGAAGACGGCCAACGACGAGGCCATCAAGATCACCGAGGACATCAAGAAGCGCGCGGCCGACCTCGACACCCAGAAGAAGGACGTCAAGTCGGCGCTGACCAAGCTGAGCGGCGCCGAGAAGACGACCCTGTCCGACTCGGGTGACATGAGCGACATGAGCGACATCTCCGCGCCGTCCGGCGCGGCGGGTGCCGCGGTGGCGTTCGCGCTCGCGCAGCGCGGCGACATGTACTCCTACGGCGCGACCGGTCCGGACGTCTGGGACTGCTCCGGCCTGGTCATGAAGGCCTACGCGGCCGCGGGCGTCAGCCTGCCCCGCACCAGCCAGGGCCAGGGTTCCGCGGGCCGCCCGGTCTCGCGCGGCGAGGTCACGGCGGGCGACATCATCGCCTACAACGGCTTCGGCCACGTCGCGCTGGCGATCAGCAACACCGAGGTCGTGCACGCGTCCACCGACGGCGTGCCGGTCAAGATCGCGCCCCTGGAGAGCCCCGGCTCGATCTCCGCCATGCGGCGCATCTCGGGCTGA
- a CDS encoding cytochrome c, which translates to MTTNTKRARTRTKTRRRISGLLALGFALLSAGLLFTALAPNPQTAQAQDDPALVRQGEQLYNNTCLTCHGSALDGVKDRGPSLIGVGDASVYFQVSTGRMPLARQEAQAGRKPVKFSPEEIDALGAFIQSKGGGPETPAEQGAALRGDEPARGGELFRLNCAACHNFTGRGGALSSGKYAPGLDGVTEEQMYTAMLTGPQNMPKFSDRQLTPEEKKDIIAYIKSVTDGNNNPGGAALGGLGPVSEGLIAFIVGIAALIGVTLWIGAKA; encoded by the coding sequence ATGACCACCAACACCAAGAGGGCCCGGACGCGCACCAAGACGCGCCGGCGGATCTCGGGCCTGCTCGCGCTCGGGTTCGCACTGCTCAGCGCGGGTCTCCTGTTCACGGCCCTCGCGCCGAACCCGCAGACCGCACAGGCGCAGGACGACCCGGCCCTGGTGCGGCAGGGTGAGCAGCTCTACAACAACACCTGCCTGACCTGCCACGGCTCGGCGCTCGACGGCGTCAAGGACCGCGGGCCGAGCCTCATCGGCGTCGGCGACGCGTCCGTGTACTTCCAGGTCTCGACCGGCCGGATGCCGCTGGCGCGCCAGGAGGCGCAGGCCGGTCGCAAGCCGGTGAAGTTCAGCCCCGAGGAGATCGACGCGCTCGGCGCGTTCATCCAGTCCAAGGGCGGCGGCCCGGAGACCCCCGCGGAGCAGGGCGCGGCCCTGCGCGGCGACGAACCCGCCCGCGGCGGCGAACTGTTCCGCCTCAACTGCGCCGCGTGCCACAACTTCACCGGTCGTGGTGGCGCGCTCTCGTCCGGCAAGTACGCGCCGGGGCTCGACGGCGTCACCGAGGAGCAGATGTACACCGCCATGCTCACGGGCCCGCAGAACATGCCGAAGTTCTCCGACCGGCAGCTCACGCCGGAGGAGAAGAAGGACATCATCGCGTACATCAAGTCGGTCACCGACGGGAACAACAACCCCGGTGGTGCCGCCCTCGGTGGGCTGGGGCCCGTATCCGAGGGTCTGATCGCGTTCATCGTGGGAATCGCCGCCCTGATCGGCGTGACCCTCTGGATCGGAGCCAAGGCATGA
- a CDS encoding DEDD exonuclease domain-containing protein, producing MNAQLSFDELGTPLRDTTFVVFDLETTGGSSSGDAVTEIGAVKIRGGEVLGEFATLVDPERGIPPQVVALTGITQLMVTGAPRMDTVLPAFLEFAAGAVLVAHNSGFDVGFMKAACERHGYAWPRPSVVCTVRLARRVLSRDEAPSCRLGALAQLFGTATQPNHRALDDAKATVEVLHRLLERVGPLGVQSLEELLAYLPEVTPQQRRKRELAAHLPHEPGVYLFRGPNEEVLYVGTASDLRNRVRQYFTASEGRRRLREMVALAVRVDSVSCAHSLEAEVRELRLLSAHKPAYNRRSKNPQNAWWLTLTDEAFPRLSMVREPRAGALGPFRTRRAAETAADAVLEALPLRACNQRIPAKDQRGTPCALHELGRCAAPCAGKQTTEQYSPAVTALRDLIAGHDVAPLHGLAAQLDEYAEAHRFEEAAGRRDRMANLVRVLDRGQRLAALAAVPELVAARPDKEGGWEFAVVRHGRLASAGVARRGTRYLPVVDALVASAETVIPLDGPLRGATPEEASLVLRWLDRPGTRLVRCEEPWSSPAAAAGSWRTWVELADAGRDQYRDYDH from the coding sequence GTGAACGCGCAACTCTCGTTCGACGAACTGGGCACCCCCCTTCGCGACACGACGTTCGTGGTCTTCGACCTGGAGACGACCGGTGGCAGCTCGAGCGGCGACGCGGTGACGGAGATCGGCGCCGTGAAGATCCGCGGCGGCGAGGTGCTGGGCGAGTTCGCCACGCTGGTGGACCCGGAGCGGGGCATCCCGCCCCAGGTGGTCGCGCTGACCGGCATCACGCAGCTGATGGTGACGGGCGCGCCGCGGATGGACACCGTGCTGCCCGCGTTCCTGGAGTTCGCGGCGGGCGCGGTGCTCGTCGCGCACAACTCGGGGTTCGACGTCGGCTTCATGAAAGCGGCCTGCGAGCGGCACGGCTACGCCTGGCCCAGGCCCAGCGTGGTCTGCACCGTCCGGCTGGCCCGCCGCGTGCTCAGCCGCGACGAGGCCCCGAGCTGCAGGCTCGGCGCGCTGGCCCAGCTGTTCGGCACCGCCACCCAGCCCAACCACCGCGCCCTGGACGACGCCAAGGCCACCGTCGAGGTGCTGCACCGCCTGCTGGAGCGCGTCGGCCCGCTCGGCGTGCAGTCGCTCGAGGAGCTGCTGGCCTACCTGCCGGAGGTGACCCCTCAGCAGCGCCGCAAGCGCGAGCTGGCCGCCCACCTCCCGCACGAGCCCGGCGTGTACCTCTTCCGCGGCCCGAACGAGGAGGTCCTCTACGTCGGCACCGCGTCGGACCTGCGCAACCGCGTGCGCCAGTACTTCACCGCCAGCGAGGGCCGCCGCCGCCTGCGCGAGATGGTCGCGCTCGCGGTCCGCGTCGACTCGGTCTCCTGCGCCCACTCGCTGGAGGCGGAGGTCCGCGAGCTGCGCCTGCTGTCCGCGCACAAGCCCGCCTACAACCGGCGGTCCAAGAACCCGCAGAACGCCTGGTGGCTGACCCTCACCGACGAGGCCTTCCCCCGGCTCTCCATGGTCAGGGAACCCCGCGCGGGCGCGCTCGGCCCGTTCCGCACCCGGCGCGCCGCCGAGACGGCCGCGGACGCCGTCCTCGAAGCCCTCCCGCTGCGCGCCTGCAACCAGCGCATCCCGGCGAAGGACCAGCGCGGCACGCCCTGCGCCCTGCACGAGCTCGGCCGCTGCGCCGCCCCCTGCGCGGGGAAGCAGACGACCGAGCAGTACTCCCCCGCCGTCACGGCGCTGCGCGACCTCATCGCGGGCCACGACGTGGCCCCGCTGCACGGCCTGGCCGCCCAGCTGGACGAGTACGCCGAGGCCCACCGCTTCGAGGAGGCGGCGGGCCGCCGCGACCGGATGGCGAACCTGGTCCGCGTCCTGGACCGGGGCCAACGGCTGGCCGCCCTCGCCGCCGTGCCGGAACTGGTCGCGGCCAGGCCCGACAAGGAGGGCGGCTGGGAGTTCGCCGTGGTCCGCCACGGCCGCCTGGCCTCGGCGGGAGTGGCCAGGCGCGGCACGCGCTACCTGCCGGTGGTCGACGCCCTGGTCGCCTCGGCCGAGACCGTCATCCCGCTCGACGGCCCGCTGAGGGGCGCGACCCCGGAGGAGGCGAGCCTCGTGCTGCGCTGGCTCGACCGGCCGGGCACCCGCCTGGTCCGCTGCGAGGAACCCTGGTCCTCGCCCGCGGCCGCGGCGGGCAGCTGGCGCACCTGGGTGGAGTTGGCCGACGCGGGCCGCGACCAGTACCGCGACTACGACCACTGA
- a CDS encoding heme-copper oxidase subunit III, with product MRHVTTAAPSTGQRVHSLNRPNMVSVGTIVWLSSELMFFAGLFAMFFTVKAQNEGVWPPEPTELNRPYALFFTVILVASSFTCQWGVFAAERGDVFGLRRWYVVTLIMGAIFVAGQAGEYYTLVHEGTTIPGSAFGTVFFLTTGFHGLHVIGGLIAFGFLLIRTKLSKFTPAQATSAIVVSYYWHFVDVVWIGLFAVIYVVP from the coding sequence ATGCGTCACGTGACAACGGCAGCGCCTTCCACCGGCCAGCGCGTGCACTCGCTGAACCGCCCGAACATGGTCAGCGTCGGCACGATCGTTTGGCTGTCCAGCGAGCTCATGTTCTTCGCTGGGCTCTTCGCCATGTTCTTCACGGTGAAAGCCCAGAACGAAGGTGTCTGGCCCCCGGAGCCGACCGAGTTGAACAGGCCGTACGCCCTGTTCTTCACGGTCATCCTCGTGGCCTCCTCCTTCACCTGTCAGTGGGGGGTGTTCGCCGCCGAGCGCGGCGACGTCTTCGGTCTGCGCCGCTGGTACGTGGTGACGCTGATCATGGGCGCGATCTTCGTCGCGGGTCAGGCAGGTGAGTACTACACGCTCGTGCACGAGGGGACCACGATTCCCGGTTCCGCCTTCGGCACCGTCTTCTTCCTCACCACCGGTTTCCACGGTCTGCACGTGATCGGCGGCCTCATCGCGTTCGGGTTCCTGCTCATCCGCACCAAGCTGAGCAAGTTCACCCCGGCGCAGGCGACCTCCGCGATCGTCGTGTCGTACTACTGGCACTTCGTCGACGTCGTCTGGATCGGCCTGTTCGCCGTCATCTACGTCGTGCCCTGA
- a CDS encoding SDR family NAD(P)-dependent oxidoreductase, whose translation MTDSTTSGSALVIGASRGLGLALVAEYLDRGWQVTATVRGAARTGLHDLADASGGRLTVEEVDIAVPEQVTALRERIGDRKFDLLFVNAGITQGDVPVGDVTTESFTEVMITNALSPMRVVEAFQDVVPPTGTIGVMSSRQGSVSLNTNGGHEVYRASKSALNQLMRSFAARHADDPRTLLLMCPGWVRTGLGGPGALLSIEESIPAVVDTIGKQAGLGGLHYLDREGQTLPW comes from the coding sequence ATGACCGACAGCACCACAAGCGGATCCGCCCTCGTCATCGGCGCCTCCCGCGGGCTCGGCCTCGCACTGGTCGCCGAGTACCTCGACCGCGGCTGGCAGGTGACGGCCACCGTCCGGGGCGCCGCGCGGACGGGGCTGCACGACCTGGCGGACGCCTCCGGCGGGCGGCTGACCGTCGAGGAGGTCGACATCGCCGTCCCCGAGCAGGTGACCGCCCTGCGCGAACGGATCGGCGACCGGAAGTTCGACCTGCTCTTCGTCAACGCCGGGATCACCCAGGGGGACGTCCCGGTCGGCGACGTCACCACCGAGTCGTTCACCGAGGTGATGATCACCAACGCGCTGAGCCCGATGCGCGTGGTGGAGGCGTTCCAGGACGTCGTCCCACCGACCGGGACCATCGGGGTCATGTCGTCGCGCCAGGGCAGCGTCTCGCTCAACACCAACGGGGGCCACGAGGTCTACCGGGCCAGCAAGTCCGCGCTGAACCAGCTGATGCGGAGCTTCGCGGCCCGGCACGCCGACGACCCCCGCACCCTGCTGCTCATGTGTCCCGGCTGGGTGCGGACCGGGCTGGGCGGACCAGGGGCGCTGCTGTCGATCGAGGAGAGCATCCCCGCGGTGGTCGACACGATCGGGAAGCAGGCGGGCCTCGGCGGCCTGCACTACCTGGACCGCGAGGGTCAAACGCTGCCCTGGTAG